A single Lolium perenne isolate Kyuss_39 chromosome 6, Kyuss_2.0, whole genome shotgun sequence DNA region contains:
- the LOC127307298 gene encoding glutamate--tRNA ligase, cytoplasmic — MEVKLAFSQDRPPLSIISAAKVAGVTLTIDPTLASGSVPTLHFSSGDFIHGVNTILRYIARAASVSSFYGQDAIQAAHVDQWLEYAPLILSGSEFEAACSFLDGYLAPRTFLVGYGLSIADIVVWSNLTGTGQRWESLRKSKKYQSLVRWFNSIAADYADILDEVTSAYVGKRGIGKSPAPSLKEKMPGLKESTSGHQIDLPGAKVGEVCVRFAPEPSGYLHIGHAKAALLNKYFAERYNGRLIVRFDDTNPSKESNEFVENVLKDIETLGVRYDVVTYTSDYFPKLMEMAESLIKQGKAYVDDTPKEQMRSERMDGVESKCRNSTVEENLSLWNEMVNGTKRGTQCCVRGKLDMQDPNKSLRDPVYYRCNPDPHHRVGSKYKVYPTYDFACPFVDALEGVTHALRSSEYHDRNAQYYRVLQDMGLRRVEIYEFSRLNMVYTVLSKRKLLWFVQNRKVEDWTDARFPTVQGIVRRGLKIEALIQFILEQGASKNLNLMEWDKLWTINKKIVDPVCGRHTAVMKDKHVLLALTNGPEEPFVRILPRHKKYEGAGKKATTFANKIWLEYADASVISVGEEVTLMDWGNAIIREIKTDNGTITQLVGELHLDGSVKTTKLKLTWLSDIEDLVSLSLVDFDYLIKKKKLEEDENFLDNLNPCTRQEALALGDPNMRNVKHGEVIQLERKGYYRCDVPFVRSSKPIVLFSIPDGRQKSTSIVSRA, encoded by the exons ATGGAGGTGAAGCTAGCATTCTCCCAGGACAGACCGCCACTTTCCATCATTTCTGCTGCTAAGGTTGCAGGTGTTACCCTAACCATTGATCCGACCCTTGCCTCTGGTTCAGTGCCCACGCTGCACTTCAGTTCTGG GGATTTTATACATGGCGTGAACACGATTCTCCGGTACATTGCCCGTGCTGCATCTGTTTCCAGCTTCTATGGCCAGGATGCTATTCAGGCAGCACAT GTTGACCAATGGCTCGAGTATGCACCACTCATCCTTTCAGGCTCTGAATTTGAAGCAGCTTGCTCATTTCTTGATGGATACTTGGCACCTCGAACCTTTTTGGTTGGTTACGGTCTATCAATTGCTGATATTGTCGTGTGGTCAAATCTCACAG GAACTGGTCAGCGCTGGGAAAGTCTAAGGAAGTCAAAGAAATATCAAAGCCTTGTCCGTTGGTTCAACAGCATAGCTGCAGACTATGCAGACATACTAGATGAAGTTACATCTGCTTATGTTGGAAAGCGAGGAATTGGCAAATCTCCTGCGCCAAGCTTGAAAGAAAAGATGCCTGGTTTGAAAGAGAGCACCTCAGGTCATCAAATAGATCTCCCAGGTGCAAAAGTTGGGGAGGTTTGTGTTCGGTTTGCCCCAGAGCCTAGCGGGTATCTCCACATTGGTCATGCAAAGGCTGCACTGTTGAACAAGTATTTTGCAGAGAGATATAATGGGCGTCTAATAGTTCGATTTGATGACACAAATCCTTCTAAAGAAAGCAATGAATTTGTTGAGAATGTCCTGAAAGATATCGAGACGCTTGGGGTTAGATACGATGTAGTTACATACACATCGGATTATTTTCCCAAGCTAATGGAAATGGCTGAAAGTTTGATTAAGCAGGGGAAGGCATATGTTGATGATACACCCAAGGAACAAATGAGGAGTGAAAGGATGGATGGTGTGGAATCTAAATGTAGAAACAGTACTGTTGAGGAGAACTTGTCGTTGTGGAATGAGATGGTTAATGGTACCAAAAGAGGTACTCAGTGCTGTGTACGTGGTAAACTTGACATGCAGGACCCAAACAAATCACTTCGAGATCCTGTTTACTACCGTTGTAACCCTGATCCCCATCATCGTGTTGGCTCAAAATACAAGGTCTACCCAACTTATGACTTTGCTTGCCCATTTGTTGATGCATTGGAAGGAGTGACTCATGCTCTTCGTTCAAGCGAATACCATGATCGGAATGCACAGTACTACCGTGTCCTTCAAGACATGGGGCTGCGGAGGGTAGAAATCTATGAGTTCAGCAGGCTGAATATGGTTTATACCGTTCTTAGCAAGCGCAAGCTTCTCTGGTTCGTCCAAAATAGGAAGGTAGAGGACTGGACTGATGCACGTTTTCCCACGGTACAAGGCATAGTACGTCGTGGCTTGAAGATTGAAGCATTGATCCAATTTATACTGGAGCAG GGTGCTTCAAAGAATCTGAATCTTATGGAGTGGGATAAACTCTGGACAATCAACAAGAAGATAGTTGATCCAGTGTGCGGAAGGCATACCGCTGTAATGAAAGACAAACATGTGCTCTTGGCACTTACTAATGGTCCAGAGGAACCATTTGTTCGAATCTTACCAAGGCACAAGAAATATGAGGGTGCTGGAAAGAAGGCTACGACATTCGCAAACAAAATTTGGCTAGAGTATGCTGATGCATCAGTCATTAGCGTGGGTGAGGAGGTCACTTTGATGGACTGGGGAAATGCTATCATCAGAGAAATCAAGACAGATAATGGAACTATTACGCAACTAGTTGGTGAACTACATCTTGATGGGTCAGTGAAGACGACAAAGCTGAAACTGACATGGCTATCAGATATTGAAGACCTTGTGTCTCTCTCTTTGGTAGATTTTGACTACCTAATTAAGAAGAAAAAG CTGGAAGAAGATGAGAACTTCCTTGACAATCTCAACCCTTGCACTCGACAAGAAGCTTTAGCTCTTGGAGACCCGAACATGCGGAATGTCAAGCATGGAGAAGTTATACAGCTCGAAAGGAAAGGGTATTACAGGTGTGATGTTCCATTTGTCCGGTCATCCAAACCGATTGTGCTTTTTTCCATTCCAGATGGCCGCCAGAAGTCCACATCCATTGTTTCTAGAGCCTAA
- the LOC127307297 gene encoding BTB/POZ and TAZ domain-containing protein 1, whose product MTSSVDLEALRPSPADVRVVTSDGSTIAAHSSVLASASPVLERMIEVSARIRILGASPDAVAAFLRFLYSPREATAGEWGEAAMAAHGAALLALAHAHRVPWLKWRAEEAVAARLTAERAVDALKLSRLCNAPRLYLVCVRLAGKDLAAVELSEGWCFAGRHDAALQVNLLRLLHDADQRKKRWERERASQDVYRQLSDAMASLDRAFTEAYPCDDDGSGACTARQGIVQLVRHLAGCGNKGGGGGCPHCKRIFQLLRLHSSVCDRAEPCRVPLCSNLKTKMQAEKVDKTWRLLVKKVARAGVMATLDNREVPEIVKRSWAKYNSSGSRSRSARFR is encoded by the exons ATGACATCGAGCGTGGATTTGGAAGCGCTCCGGCCGTCGCCGGCCGACGTGCGGGTCGTCACGTCCGACGGGAGCACCATCGCGGCGCATTCATCCGTTCTG GCGTCGGCATCGCCTGTGCTGGAGCGGATGATCGAGGTGTCGGCGCGCATCCGCATCCTCGGCGCCTCACCCGACGCCGTCGCGGCCTTCCTCCGCTTCCTGTACTCCCCGAGGGAGGCGACGGCCGGGGAGTGGGGGGAGGCTGCGATGGCGGCGCACGGAGCGGCGCTGCTGGCGCTGGCACACGCGCACCGCGTGCCGTGGCTGAAGTGGCGtgcggaggaggcggtggcggcgcGCCTCACCGCGGAGCGCGCCGTGGACGCGCTGAAGCTGTCCCGGCTCTGCAACGCGCCGCGGCTGTACCTGGTGTGCGTGCGTCTCGCCGGCAAGGACCTGGCCGCCGTCGAGCTGTCCGAGGGCTGGTGCTTCGCGGGCCGGCACGACGCCGCGCTCCAGGTTAACCTGCTCCGCCTCCTCCACGACGCCGACCAG AGGAAGAAGCGATGGGAGCGGGAGCGGGCGTCGCAGGACGTCTACCGGCAGCTCAGCGACGCTATGGCATCCCTAGATCGCGCCTTCACCGAGGCGTACCCGTGCGACGACGACGGCAGCGGAGCCTGCACCGCGCGGCAGGGCATCGTGCAGCTGGTGAGGCACTTGGCCGGGTGCGGCAacaagggcggcggcggcggctgcccgCACTGCAAGCGCATCTTCCAGCTCCTCCGGCTCCACTCCTCCGTCTGCGACCGGGCCGAGCCTTGCAGAGTACCCTTGTGCAG CAATCTCAAGACGAAGATGCAGGCAGAGAAAGTGGACAAGACGTGGAGGCTCCTCGTGAAGAAGGTGGCCAGGGCCGGAGTCATGGCTACCCTAGACAACAGGGAGGTGCCGGAGATCGTGAAGAGGTCGTGGGCAAAATACAACAGCAGCGGCAGCAGGAGTAGATCAGCCAGATTCAGATAG